In Leptodesmis sichuanensis A121, the following are encoded in one genomic region:
- a CDS encoding IS1 family transposase, which yields MDLFSQNCPCCDSAEVHAHTRYTTQSNGTRTIHHCRRCDSYFSDTFATAIAGLRTPLSRIIEVLKARTEGQGLNATARVFGVSKKSIIDWEWRLSELKPTLLLYGLIHQFLSLVIEGDELYTKVHHNTPASDSEGWTIVLMERRSRFLWELDCGSKDEQLFEAALSLLCEVIDQTQDLTLLSDGERRYGKILFAICHEVIHNGQPGRPKKRLPKGVRVRLKNKGARKRSGRKRPKYQAPVAEHPETDSKIDNHQIHANHVEAFNASLRRRNSAFRRKTNMYAKSRDNLQRTLDVQWLVHNFVRVHFTTKVVPAVKLGILEIGISWLQLFTIRYAL from the coding sequence ATGGATTTATTTTCCCAAAATTGCCCGTGCTGTGACAGTGCTGAAGTCCACGCTCACACCCGTTATACAACCCAGAGCAATGGAACTCGCACGATTCATCATTGTCGCCGTTGTGATAGCTATTTCAGTGATACCTTTGCCACGGCGATTGCTGGCTTAAGAACCCCGTTGAGTCGCATTATCGAGGTGTTGAAAGCCAGAACGGAGGGACAAGGTCTCAATGCCACAGCACGAGTATTTGGAGTATCCAAGAAGAGCATCATCGATTGGGAGTGGCGATTGTCCGAATTGAAACCCACCTTGCTGTTGTATGGGTTGATCCATCAGTTTCTGAGTCTGGTGATTGAGGGCGATGAGTTGTATACCAAAGTGCATCATAATACCCCGGCCAGTGACTCAGAAGGTTGGACTATTGTGCTGATGGAGCGCAGGAGTCGCTTTTTGTGGGAACTCGATTGTGGCAGCAAGGATGAACAGTTGTTTGAAGCCGCCTTATCCCTGTTGTGCGAGGTGATTGACCAAACGCAAGACCTGACGTTGCTCAGTGATGGGGAACGGCGCTATGGCAAAATCTTATTTGCCATTTGTCATGAAGTGATTCACAATGGACAACCCGGTAGACCCAAGAAACGACTGCCCAAAGGTGTGCGGGTACGCCTGAAGAATAAAGGGGCAAGGAAACGTTCTGGTCGTAAACGTCCCAAGTACCAAGCCCCCGTTGCTGAACATCCAGAGACAGATTCTAAGATTGACAACCACCAGATTCATGCCAACCATGTGGAGGCCTTTAATGCCTCTCTAAGACGACGCAACTCGGCTTTTCGTCGTAAAACCAATATGTATGCCAAAAGCCGAGATAACTTACAGAGAACTTTAGATGTGCAATGGTTAGTTCACAACTTTGTCCGGGTTCATTTCACAACGAAAGTTGTTCCTGCGGTGAAACTAGGAATTCTAGAAATTGGGATATCTTGGTTGCAACTGTTTACGATTCGCTATGCCTTATAA
- a CDS encoding IS630 family transposase: protein MDKPDARHLSIETQNYLRQQAIRLREQGKRVKDISEYLGVHRNTVWEWWWEYEHYGEDALYQLERGRQVGEGRTLERWQEEAVQTAMQDHFPEDYQIDSALWTRRAVQALMEQVCQVKMPIRTVGEYLKRWGYTPKKPVERAYEQDPKTVQRWLEHEYPEIEQRAKTEGAEIAWGDESGVSSTEYGGRGYALLGTSPEIRPSERNRERVNYIASVSNQGGVQFMLYTCTLAAELFIRFCQRLIAKRQRKLFWIVDRHPVHRQQSVKQWLREHLEQIELFYLPSYSPELNPTEYFNGDVKQGVHDKPPSRNLKQLKGRVLSQLRKLQKLPARIRNYFKHPLIAYAAL from the coding sequence ATGGATAAACCAGATGCCAGGCACCTCTCGATAGAAACCCAAAACTACCTGCGGCAGCAAGCGATTCGCCTCCGAGAGCAGGGCAAACGGGTTAAAGACATTAGTGAGTATTTGGGCGTTCACCGCAACACGGTATGGGAATGGTGGTGGGAGTATGAACATTATGGAGAGGATGCTCTCTATCAGTTAGAGCGGGGACGACAAGTGGGGGAGGGGCGAACCTTGGAGCGCTGGCAGGAAGAGGCCGTGCAAACGGCGATGCAAGATCATTTTCCGGAAGATTACCAGATTGATAGTGCCCTGTGGACAAGACGAGCGGTGCAGGCATTAATGGAGCAAGTGTGTCAGGTGAAAATGCCAATTCGCACGGTGGGAGAGTATTTGAAACGCTGGGGGTACACGCCCAAGAAACCCGTAGAGCGAGCCTACGAGCAAGACCCAAAGACGGTACAACGGTGGTTGGAACACGAGTATCCGGAGATTGAGCAACGGGCCAAAACCGAAGGAGCAGAGATTGCTTGGGGGGATGAATCAGGCGTGTCCTCGACTGAGTATGGCGGACGAGGGTATGCCTTGCTGGGCACGTCTCCTGAGATTCGTCCCAGTGAGCGCAACCGAGAGCGCGTCAATTACATTGCCAGTGTGAGTAACCAGGGAGGAGTCCAGTTTATGCTCTACACTTGCACGTTGGCAGCAGAACTGTTCATCCGATTTTGCCAGCGGTTGATCGCCAAGCGCCAGCGGAAACTATTTTGGATTGTGGACCGGCATCCCGTGCATCGGCAACAGAGCGTGAAACAGTGGTTACGAGAACACCTCGAGCAGATTGAGTTATTTTACTTACCCTCCTATTCGCCAGAATTGAATCCAACTGAATACTTCAATGGTGATGTGAAGCAGGGCGTGCATGACAAACCACCGAGTCGTAATTTGAAGCAGTTGAAAGGGCGAGTGTTATCTCAATTGCGGAAGTTACAGAAGCTACCTGCTCGGATTAGAAATTATTTCAAGCATCCATTGATTGCTTATGCTGCGTTGTAG
- a CDS encoding IS630 family transposase (programmed frameshift) — MPSPYSYDLRCKAIEAVGRGERKSEVCRMLHISRNTLDLWLKRLEQTGDCRAVTGFQTGSRQKITDWDRFRAFVQQHGGKTQAQMAQLWGDNVSQQNISDALKKIGVSRKKTYGYRERDELQRQAFREQLKTKSADEIIYVDEAGIDNREDYPYGYCEIGQRFAAFKSGKRTERVSWIAALCQRHLIAPLTFEGSCNRDLFEMWLEHCLLPQLQPGRVIVIDNASFHRSQYIDEIVAAVGCEIWYLPAYSPDLNQIEHWWFVLKNWMRQRWDEFDSFRDCVDAAFKYCPNVLS; from the exons ATGCCATCTCCCTACAGTTACGACCTTCGCTGCAAAGCGATCGAGGCCGTTGGTCGTGGTGAACGCAAAAGCGAGGTCTGCCGGATGTTGCACATCAGTCGCAACACCTTGGACTTGTGGTTGAAACGTCTGGAACAAACGGGAGATTGCCGAGCCGTAACGGGATTTCAAACCGGCAGTCGGCAAAAAATTACGGATTGGGATCGCTTTCGCGCCTTTGTCCAACAGCATGGTGGCAAGACGCAAGCGCAGATGGCTCAATTGTGGGGAGACAACGTCAGTCAACAGAACATCAGTGATGCCTTGAAAAAGATTGGGGTGAGTCGG AAAAAAACTTACGGCTACCGAGAACGAGATGAACTCCAGCGTCAAGCGTTCCGCGAGCAGTTGAAGACGAAATCGGCAGACGAGATTATCTATGTAGATGAAGCAGGCATTGACAACCGCGAGGATTATCCCTATGGCTACTGCGAAATTGGACAACGCTTTGCTGCCTTTAAATCAGGCAAACGGACGGAGCGAGTGAGTTGGATAGCGGCACTGTGTCAACGTCACCTAATTGCCCCTCTGACCTTTGAAGGCTCATGTAACCGAGACTTGTTCGAGATGTGGTTAGAGCACTGTTTGCTGCCTCAGTTGCAACCAGGTAGGGTGATTGTGATTGACAATGCCAGTTTTCACCGCTCTCAATACATTGATGAAATCGTGGCTGCAGTAGGCTGTGAGATTTGGTATCTACCCGCCTATTCCCCTGACTTAAATCAAATTGAGCATTGGTGGTTTGTGCTCAAAAATTGGATGCGACAACGCTGGGATGAATTTGACAGTTTTCGTGACTGTGTTGATGCTGCTTTCAAATATTGTCCTAACGTGCTTTCGTAG
- a CDS encoding Tc toxin subunit A, which yields MNKIIFPLNADMRGSAVADLQDALQLFLDRRAILANDEGARRELSEALKRERAEQIYAGATKKLVAIFQEERRLEISGAVDEPTAQAMNALLQEWGLLGQTNLPRLVVSGEVRREDNLPLGNLRVSAVHESDRTAIRLGEDTTDAEGRYTIRYEPLPEITEINLRVLVADKDGQPLQSSELVQNAKRLEIINITVPVSKPSDTPSRIEGQIIFEHGLPAEQLRIRLYRRDFGDNKATLLADTTTLAEGKYAFSYNAGGKAFSLEVRAVTGRNKETALSKPLNYLGNEPLTVLNLVAPSALQPLAPEYQRLSADLKPYVGDIKKLAETKENKDRQDLTVLNRATGWDARLIALVATTEKLAADAEVQLSSDTLYGLLRAGLPSDKLMLAQVSVDVAEQALKTVRDAGIVQVSDQQLAQFKQQFTTFANTVRLNIPAPGSRSTYGELLKSSGLNPPDQQNFAAVYLNHRGDATQLWEKARKKVADGGAGLDDVQISKLQLQGKLSFLTGNSGNLTSRLQQSINTSDPVQLVAGDFYQPDPWINEITATAGIPANRRDNLTEADKKKLEAVIPPMFVGETVEARRQLWAEDMARKVRLSYPTQVIGHKLENDHADQFGLGETRTATATLLKNAVSQGFRLGQTPVEAFFASHVGAKADMTDAEFNGAKQQMKMLQCVYQITPTDEAMPVLISLGMTSAYDVMAYSEETFLGLYTAKYLELYGKVLGTEEAKLVYQKATQVSSVTYNLFTIAQKLDTEVPVFGMSASADVRDSVKNELIKHYPTMESLFGSMDFCECEHCRSVLSPAAYLVDLLQFVDIEPQVWGNFLTRWDKDHPNQKYTTKYKNPYNALIERRPDLPYIQLTCENTHTALPYIDIVNEILEYYVANDTLTKDAAHDTGEATTAELLAEPQNVIREAYDKLREAKYPLTLPFDLWLETVRQFCNYFETPLSDLLEVFRRSDDLFAPTQPYDRARIFIESLGISPAEFAMFSDSDLLRLGKWHELYGYPRAKIEASSNSVNATVNVSNSLARLFSIGDKCRYYDVGTGNFQNEQKEISTIGAKDSGGQGQVIITFIGTWTTPPKIGDVLVLASVQDLLKSAKVLSRRLGVTYKELVEIVQTGFVNPQLDKLVILYNLKVSIQSVRFCRNPQNKTFYDQNKDLLDKERKDLSTADRQRFDALSQSDWQTLKEVQAFEQRLQEFISRYNVQPAQLETELSAIPFNNILVLADPDAGCNFDQTTLRYASGQAADDIAFLKINLFVRLWRKLGWAIAETDRALVTFLPKNANFESAHLNKQPLKTALIYLAHLKTLNEKVSVGKQSRLKLMTLWTDIASTGKNSLYAQLFLTRSILKSDDVFDHPLGRYLAVTEIATMAQARKHKVQLENVTLANKIDPTPFAAESKLELAYDDLQEVQYLTYQGGVTKI from the coding sequence ATGAATAAGATTATCTTTCCCCTGAATGCTGATATGAGAGGCTCCGCAGTAGCCGATCTTCAGGATGCTTTGCAACTGTTCCTCGATCGACGTGCCATTCTAGCCAATGATGAAGGTGCGCGGCGAGAGCTATCCGAGGCACTCAAGCGTGAGCGTGCCGAGCAGATCTACGCTGGTGCCACAAAGAAACTGGTAGCCATCTTCCAGGAAGAGCGACGGCTGGAAATTAGTGGGGCAGTGGATGAACCAACGGCTCAAGCCATGAACGCATTGCTGCAAGAATGGGGACTGTTGGGACAGACTAACCTGCCACGGTTGGTTGTCAGTGGAGAGGTGCGGCGCGAAGATAATCTGCCATTGGGCAATCTGCGGGTAAGCGCTGTTCATGAGAGCGATCGCACGGCTATCCGACTAGGTGAAGATACGACCGATGCAGAAGGACGCTACACCATCCGCTATGAACCGCTACCAGAGATTACAGAGATTAATCTACGGGTTTTAGTTGCAGATAAAGATGGTCAGCCACTGCAATCTTCAGAACTGGTTCAAAATGCTAAACGACTAGAAATCATTAACATCACCGTTCCTGTTTCCAAACCGTCTGATACTCCAAGCCGGATTGAAGGGCAAATCATTTTTGAACACGGTTTGCCTGCTGAGCAATTGAGGATTCGTCTATATCGCCGTGACTTTGGCGACAACAAAGCTACTTTGCTTGCTGACACAACCACCCTGGCAGAAGGGAAATATGCCTTTTCGTACAATGCGGGGGGAAAGGCATTCAGCCTCGAAGTACGTGCTGTTACTGGGAGGAATAAAGAAACAGCTCTTTCTAAGCCATTGAACTATCTGGGCAATGAGCCGCTCACCGTATTAAATCTGGTCGCACCCAGTGCACTACAACCCCTAGCACCAGAATATCAGCGGCTATCGGCTGACCTCAAACCCTACGTGGGTGACATCAAAAAACTGGCAGAGACGAAAGAGAATAAAGACCGCCAGGATTTGACCGTCCTAAATCGGGCAACTGGCTGGGATGCTCGCTTAATCGCGTTGGTGGCCACCACCGAAAAACTAGCAGCAGACGCAGAGGTGCAGCTATCCTCAGACACACTGTATGGATTGCTGCGGGCAGGTTTGCCTTCCGATAAATTGATGCTGGCCCAGGTGAGTGTAGATGTGGCGGAGCAAGCCCTCAAAACGGTACGAGATGCCGGGATTGTTCAAGTTAGCGATCAACAACTCGCACAGTTCAAGCAGCAGTTCACCACATTCGCCAATACCGTGCGTCTGAACATACCTGCCCCTGGGTCGCGATCGACCTATGGTGAACTCCTCAAGAGTTCCGGACTCAATCCACCAGACCAACAAAATTTTGCGGCGGTTTACCTCAACCATCGCGGCGATGCCACCCAACTCTGGGAAAAAGCCCGTAAAAAAGTAGCGGATGGAGGGGCTGGGCTGGACGATGTCCAAATTAGCAAATTGCAACTGCAAGGTAAGCTGTCCTTCCTCACGGGTAACAGTGGAAACTTAACCTCCCGATTACAGCAAAGCATCAATACAAGCGATCCGGTGCAGTTGGTGGCAGGGGATTTTTACCAACCCGATCCATGGATTAATGAAATTACCGCTACGGCAGGGATTCCTGCTAATCGCCGGGACAACCTAACCGAGGCTGACAAGAAAAAATTGGAAGCCGTAATTCCACCTATGTTTGTGGGTGAGACCGTGGAAGCGCGTCGCCAGCTCTGGGCAGAAGATATGGCTCGCAAAGTGCGCCTGAGCTATCCCACCCAGGTGATCGGGCACAAACTTGAAAATGATCATGCCGATCAATTTGGATTGGGGGAAACCCGCACCGCCACAGCAACGCTTTTGAAAAATGCCGTTTCGCAAGGATTTCGGTTAGGACAAACTCCAGTCGAGGCATTTTTCGCCAGTCATGTGGGGGCGAAAGCTGACATGACGGATGCCGAATTCAATGGGGCCAAGCAGCAAATGAAAATGCTGCAATGTGTCTATCAAATCACCCCCACTGACGAAGCAATGCCCGTTCTAATCAGCTTGGGCATGACCTCAGCCTACGACGTGATGGCATACTCCGAAGAGACGTTTCTGGGACTTTACACTGCCAAATATTTAGAACTGTATGGCAAAGTCCTTGGCACGGAAGAGGCCAAGTTAGTTTATCAAAAGGCAACGCAGGTTAGTAGCGTGACCTACAACCTGTTCACCATTGCCCAGAAACTAGACACCGAAGTGCCCGTCTTTGGTATGTCGGCCTCGGCGGATGTGCGGGACAGTGTGAAGAACGAATTGATTAAACATTATCCGACGATGGAGTCCTTGTTTGGCTCCATGGATTTCTGTGAGTGTGAACATTGCCGCTCAGTACTCAGTCCGGCTGCCTATCTGGTGGATCTACTGCAATTTGTTGATATCGAACCTCAAGTGTGGGGAAACTTCCTCACCCGATGGGATAAAGACCATCCCAATCAAAAGTACACCACCAAGTACAAGAACCCCTATAACGCTCTAATTGAACGACGGCCCGATCTGCCTTATATCCAACTCACCTGCGAGAACACCCACACCGCACTCCCCTATATCGATATCGTCAATGAAATTCTGGAGTATTACGTCGCGAATGACACCCTGACCAAAGATGCCGCTCATGACACTGGGGAGGCGACAACCGCAGAGCTATTAGCCGAACCCCAGAATGTCATTCGGGAAGCCTATGACAAACTTCGTGAAGCGAAATATCCTCTTACACTGCCGTTTGACCTGTGGCTGGAAACGGTGCGGCAGTTCTGCAATTACTTTGAAACACCCTTATCTGATTTGCTAGAAGTATTTCGTCGTAGTGATGACCTTTTTGCACCCACGCAACCTTATGACCGCGCCCGTATCTTTATTGAATCTCTGGGCATTTCACCAGCAGAATTTGCTATGTTCAGTGATTCTGATCTTCTCAGGCTTGGTAAATGGCATGAGTTATACGGTTATCCAAGGGCGAAGATTGAGGCTTCAAGTAATAGTGTGAACGCAACTGTAAACGTTTCTAACTCACTGGCTCGTTTATTTAGCATAGGAGACAAGTGTAGATACTACGATGTGGGAACAGGGAATTTCCAAAATGAGCAGAAGGAAATTTCAACTATAGGTGCAAAAGATTCGGGTGGTCAGGGACAAGTGATCATTACCTTCATTGGTACTTGGACAACACCACCCAAGATAGGTGATGTGCTTGTGTTGGCCAGTGTTCAAGATTTGCTTAAGTCTGCCAAAGTGCTTTCACGCCGCTTGGGTGTGACCTACAAAGAACTGGTCGAGATCGTGCAGACCGGGTTTGTTAACCCACAGTTAGATAAATTGGTAATCCTCTACAACCTGAAGGTGAGCATTCAGAGCGTTCGTTTCTGCCGCAATCCACAAAATAAAACCTTCTACGACCAGAATAAAGATCTTCTGGACAAAGAACGCAAGGATTTATCCACTGCTGACCGACAACGTTTTGATGCGTTGTCTCAAAGCGACTGGCAGACGCTGAAGGAAGTGCAAGCCTTCGAGCAGCGCTTACAAGAGTTTATCAGCCGTTATAACGTGCAACCTGCACAATTAGAAACTGAGTTAAGCGCGATTCCCTTTAATAACATCCTGGTCTTAGCCGATCCAGATGCGGGTTGCAACTTCGATCAAACCACCCTTCGCTATGCCAGTGGTCAGGCCGCAGATGACATCGCTTTCCTGAAAATCAACTTGTTCGTGCGGCTGTGGCGCAAGCTGGGCTGGGCGATCGCGGAAACAGATCGAGCCTTGGTCACCTTCTTACCTAAGAATGCGAACTTCGAGAGTGCCCACTTAAATAAGCAACCGCTCAAGACGGCCTTGATCTACCTGGCTCATCTCAAGACCTTGAACGAAAAAGTTAGCGTTGGTAAACAAAGCCGCCTCAAACTGATGACCTTGTGGACAGACATAGCCAGCACGGGCAAGAACTCACTCTACGCTCAACTATTCCTTACTCGCAGCATTTTGAAGAGCGATGATGTTTTTGACCATCCTCTAGGGCGTTACCTGGCTGTAACAGAGATTGCAACTATGGCGCAGGCGCGTAAACATAAGGTTCAGCTTGAGAACGTTACGCTTGCAAATAAGATTGATCCGACTCCATTTGCTGCTGAGTCGAAGTTAGAGCTAGCCTACGATGATTTGCAGGAAGTTCAGTACCTCACTTATCAGGGGGGTGTGACTAAAATTTGA
- a CDS encoding ISKra4 family transposase (programmed frameshift) — protein MDAEKKAQIQAHARALAALLYEETDPEQVKTLAGIEVAVRGHLLEHVGPELGGFFIATSSGTTSGRKRSLDSIVGRLHLSEKQAQILEVKAYTRWSPYLEQCCLLLSANESYERAAEDIEVLTGVKVTHSTQQRLVHRQTFELPQVAGVVEEMSVDGGKVRLRTPQGQPSEWRDYKGVNLHECCVAAFFQDNEQLVNWVNPQPLSDPLTCLGDGHDGIWNIYAQIGTTTQRREILDWYHLIENLGKVGGSQQRLAVVEACLWQGDVEGAIIQFEDWQHERVATFIAYLNKHRQRIVNYGYYQAEGISIGSGAIESTVKQVGRRVKISGAQWEKGNVPQVLKQRCAYLNGQFSK, from the exons ATGGACGCTGAGAAAAAAGCCCAAATTCAAGCCCATGCTCGTGCCCTTGCCGCTCTGCTGTACGAGGAAACCGACCCGGAGCAAGTAAAAACATTAGCAGGGATTGAGGTAGCAGTAAGAGGGCATCTGCTGGAACACGTCGGTCCAGAACTCGGGG GATTTTTTATTGCAACAAGCAGCGGCACCACAAGTGGACGAAAGCGCAGCCTCGACAGTATCGTCGGACGACTGCACTTGAGCGAGAAACAGGCACAAATTCTGGAGGTGAAAGCCTACACACGCTGGAGTCCTTACCTGGAGCAGTGTTGTTTGTTGCTCAGTGCCAACGAGTCGTATGAGCGAGCGGCAGAAGACATCGAAGTGTTGACTGGGGTGAAGGTTACTCACAGCACTCAACAACGATTAGTCCATCGTCAAACCTTCGAGTTACCGCAAGTGGCAGGAGTGGTTGAGGAGATGAGTGTAGACGGCGGCAAAGTACGATTGCGAACCCCTCAAGGACAACCGAGTGAATGGCGAGATTACAAGGGGGTGAATCTGCACGAGTGCTGTGTGGCTGCTTTTTTCCAGGATAACGAGCAATTGGTTAACTGGGTCAACCCTCAACCCTTGTCTGACCCGCTCACTTGCTTAGGAGATGGGCACGATGGGATCTGGAATATTTATGCCCAGATCGGCACCACGACCCAAAGACGGGAGATTTTGGATTGGTATCACCTCATCGAGAATTTGGGCAAGGTGGGTGGTTCCCAGCAACGTTTAGCGGTGGTGGAAGCCTGCTTGTGGCAGGGCGATGTCGAGGGAGCGATCATCCAGTTTGAGGATTGGCAACACGAGCGGGTTGCGACTTTCATTGCCTATCTCAACAAGCATCGACAGCGGATTGTCAACTATGGCTATTATCAAGCCGAAGGCATTTCCATTGGTTCTGGTGCAATTGAATCAACGGTCAAACAAGTCGGGCGGCGCGTCAAGATATCGGGGGCGCAGTGGGAAAAGGGTAACGTACCACAGGTGCTGAAGCAACGCTGTGCTTACCTTAATGGGCAATTCTCAAAATGA
- a CDS encoding ISAzo13-like element transposase-related protein, with translation MAVGVSAFGILNLDNDELSIYFGQSAETSDFIADCLEWWWQDNQDHYPEIEEWVINLDGGPATRSDRTQFIKRMVELAQTIMLPIRLIYYPPYHSKYNAIERCWAALEQYWNGAILDSVEAAVQWASHMTWKAMNPVVYLVEGIYEKGVKVLAEELADYLPFWQRSEALPKWDITILPD, from the coding sequence GTGGCAGTCGGTGTTAGTGCCTTTGGCATTCTCAATCTCGACAACGACGAGTTGTCGATTTACTTCGGTCAATCGGCTGAAACCAGCGATTTTATAGCCGATTGTTTGGAGTGGTGGTGGCAGGACAATCAAGACCATTACCCGGAGATTGAGGAATGGGTGATCAATTTAGATGGAGGACCCGCCACTCGCAGTGATCGCACTCAGTTCATCAAACGCATGGTTGAACTCGCCCAAACGATCATGCTCCCGATTCGATTGATTTACTACCCGCCTTATCACAGTAAATACAATGCCATTGAACGATGCTGGGCAGCGCTTGAGCAGTATTGGAATGGAGCCATCTTGGATTCGGTAGAAGCGGCAGTTCAATGGGCCAGTCACATGACCTGGAAAGCAATGAATCCAGTCGTTTATCTGGTTGAAGGCATTTATGAAAAAGGGGTCAAGGTATTGGCTGAGGAGCTAGCAGATTATCTCCCTTTCTGGCAACGGTCTGAAGCTCTGCCCAAATGGGATATTACTATTCTCCCCGATTGA
- a CDS encoding RHS repeat domain-containing protein — MLQMPQLQIMQWDYKDQLQMTQRQRVNAADAEGVARQGERTYYVYDAAGQRVRKVTELANGNLKDERIYLGVFEVYRQHSGSHAGLERESLHIMDDKQRIALVETRNDVVDGTGKQLIRYQFGNHLGSDSLELDEQSQIISYEEYAPYGSSTYQAVRSQTETAKRYRYTGKERDEETGLDYHGARYCAPWLGRWTACDPAGEEEGSNLYQYCFGNPTGFVDPDGQSGKRLAIVMHNESKPAGKELPQPKKPVKPQQPTIKAPGKNASDQEKAKYKKDKNKAEKAFAESMKEYEKADKKYSSDLKKYKANKKLWSPYHQSQNEYKASEAALKAAGYDVVQVDSGKALLDALKKAGPIKELVVLSHATPFGLGGEGPGTGLFTDKPPGGATFDAKRAAKLSGLKKEIKDKKIVFEKDATIVLGMCRTAGGKEGTHVGSSTWTRPIEDTFAYQLAKLTGLEVFGSEGVSSYGGDTRKSTPWRYSAIGWHRFTQQSSTIKTENLKGQYLNVVTRKTSKKPE; from the coding sequence ATGCTGCAGATGCCGCAATTGCAGATCATGCAGTGGGACTATAAAGACCAACTGCAAATGACCCAACGCCAGAGGGTGAATGCTGCGGATGCGGAGGGTGTAGCGAGGCAGGGGGAACGCACTTACTACGTTTACGATGCGGCAGGTCAACGGGTACGCAAGGTTACTGAACTGGCTAACGGCAACCTGAAAGATGAGCGCATTTATCTCGGTGTTTTTGAGGTCTATCGCCAGCATTCAGGTTCTCATGCTGGGCTGGAGCGGGAATCGCTGCACATTATGGATGACAAGCAGCGGATTGCGTTGGTGGAAACTCGTAACGATGTGGTCGATGGCACTGGGAAGCAGCTCATCCGCTACCAGTTCGGTAACCATCTCGGCTCGGACAGCCTGGAGCTGGACGAGCAATCGCAGATCATCTCCTACGAGGAATACGCGCCCTACGGCAGTTCAACCTATCAGGCGGTACGCAGTCAGACGGAGACGGCGAAGCGTTATCGGTATACGGGAAAGGAGCGGGATGAGGAGACTGGGCTGGATTACCACGGTGCTAGGTACTGCGCGCCGTGGCTCGGTCGATGGACGGCCTGCGATCCAGCAGGCGAGGAGGAAGGTTCCAACCTCTACCAATACTGCTTCGGCAATCCGACGGGCTTCGTCGATCCTGACGGCCAGAGCGGCAAAAGGCTCGCCATTGTCATGCACAATGAATCCAAGCCGGCGGGAAAGGAACTCCCTCAACCCAAGAAGCCCGTAAAGCCCCAACAGCCGACGATCAAAGCCCCCGGAAAGAATGCTTCAGATCAAGAGAAGGCGAAATACAAAAAAGATAAGAACAAAGCCGAGAAAGCATTCGCAGAAAGCATGAAAGAATATGAAAAAGCGGATAAGAAATATTCTTCTGATTTGAAAAAATACAAAGCAAATAAAAAGTTGTGGAGTCCTTATCATCAGTCGCAAAACGAGTACAAGGCGTCTGAGGCCGCGCTGAAAGCTGCAGGCTATGATGTCGTGCAAGTCGATTCCGGCAAAGCGTTACTCGATGCACTCAAGAAAGCCGGGCCGATCAAGGAACTCGTGGTTCTGTCGCATGCCACACCCTTTGGACTGGGCGGTGAAGGACCTGGCACTGGCCTATTCACCGACAAGCCGCCCGGTGGTGCCACGTTCGACGCCAAGCGCGCGGCCAAACTATCAGGCTTGAAAAAAGAGATCAAGGATAAGAAGATCGTGTTCGAAAAGGACGCGACGATTGTCTTGGGAATGTGCAGAACCGCTGGCGGTAAAGAAGGCACGCATGTCGGTTCGTCCACATGGACCAGACCGATTGAGGATACCTTCGCTTATCAGCTAGCAAAACTTACTGGCCTCGAAGTCTTCGGCAGCGAAGGTGTTTCATCATACGGCGGCGACACGCGAAAATCGACGCCATGGCGCTATAGCGCCATTGGCTGGCATCGATTCACGCAACAGAGCAGCACAATCAAAACGGAAAATTTGAAAGGACAATATTTGAATGTCGTGACGCGCAAAACGAGCAAGAAGCCGGAATGA